The Oleidesulfovibrio alaskensis DSM 16109 genome has a segment encoding these proteins:
- a CDS encoding YdcF family protein, giving the protein MPDSADDKRRKHSSRSNAVQKIPSAAAASSAGRAVSSAPRQKQGTRPAADGNTSGAGGRVRHISRRQRTLHAVKTFLAVAGAAAILLCVLGAGGLLWIAGNATTDYPPRKADVMVVLGGGLHRAMFAADLYNRGYAPVVYVSRTRPRREAGVMKQHGYRVPDEPEMYVRILTDKGVPMRDIRMYGYDLISTVGEAEALAGILGDRKLTVLVVTAPVHAPRAGMVFRHALPRCSILTAGSPYDPFPQRWWNDQDAARNLLLEGIKTLFYLAGGAFRTGGLQ; this is encoded by the coding sequence ATGCCAGACTCCGCCGATGACAAACGCCGCAAACACTCATCCCGCTCCAACGCTGTACAGAAAATTCCGTCTGCCGCCGCGGCTTCTTCAGCCGGACGGGCGGTCTCTTCCGCCCCGCGGCAAAAGCAGGGCACGCGCCCTGCCGCCGACGGCAACACATCGGGCGCGGGCGGCAGGGTCCGCCACATATCCCGCCGGCAGCGCACTCTGCACGCTGTAAAAACGTTCCTTGCCGTCGCGGGCGCAGCCGCCATACTGCTGTGCGTGCTGGGCGCGGGCGGGCTGCTGTGGATTGCCGGCAATGCCACAACAGATTATCCCCCCCGCAAAGCCGATGTCATGGTTGTGCTGGGCGGCGGACTGCACCGCGCCATGTTTGCGGCCGACCTGTACAACAGGGGCTATGCGCCGGTCGTGTATGTTTCGCGCACGCGTCCCCGCCGCGAAGCCGGAGTAATGAAGCAGCACGGTTACCGGGTGCCGGACGAGCCGGAAATGTATGTCCGCATTCTGACGGACAAGGGCGTGCCCATGCGCGATATCCGCATGTACGGCTATGATCTTATCAGTACCGTGGGCGAGGCAGAAGCGCTGGCCGGTATACTGGGTGACCGGAAACTTACCGTTCTGGTGGTGACGGCACCGGTCCATGCCCCTCGTGCGGGCATGGTCTTCCGCCATGCCCTGCCCCGCTGCAGCATCCTGACCGCCGGCAGTCCGTATGATCCCTTTCCGCAGCGCTGGTGGAACGATCAGGACGCGGCACGCAATCTGCTGCTGGAAGGCATCAAAACCCTTTTCTACCTTGCGGGCGGAGCATTCCGTACCGGCGGTCTGCAGTAG
- a CDS encoding alanine/glycine:cation symporter family protein: protein MTDLTVLLQSINAFVWGPPLLALLVGTGIYLTLRLGIMQIRRLPMALSLVFSRDKGHQNEGDVSPFAALCTALSATIGTGNIVGVATAIAAGGPGALFWMWIAAFFGMATKYSECLLAVKYRVKDANGQMTGGPMVYLERGLGSRLLARMFALFGILVAFFGIGTFAQVNAIKDAAQLTFGIPSWGTAAVLTTLVTMVTLGGIRSIARVAERVVPFMAAFYLGASLIVLMLNLGQVPAAVSLIVESAFNPSAAFGGAAGMSVLMVMRSGIARGVFSNESGLGSAPIAAAAARTDSCVRQGLIAMTGTFFDTIVICSMTGIVLVMTGVWNDGALAGAAMTNTAFALGMGGMGPQVVTVGLMFFAFTTILGWNYYGERCTTYLFGVKGILPYRLIYIGLVAIGAFVHLDLIWLLADIVNGLMAVPNLIGLLGLSGVVVAETRAYFAAREAERTAEADSAALPQER, encoded by the coding sequence ATGACTGACCTTACTGTTCTACTGCAATCTATCAATGCATTCGTGTGGGGGCCGCCACTGCTGGCCCTGCTGGTCGGCACCGGCATCTACCTTACCCTCAGACTGGGCATCATGCAGATACGGCGCCTGCCCATGGCGCTTTCGCTGGTCTTCAGCCGCGACAAGGGACACCAGAACGAGGGGGATGTTTCCCCTTTTGCCGCACTGTGCACCGCTCTGTCGGCCACCATCGGCACGGGCAACATCGTGGGCGTGGCAACGGCCATTGCGGCCGGCGGTCCCGGTGCGCTTTTCTGGATGTGGATAGCCGCCTTTTTCGGCATGGCCACAAAATACTCAGAATGCCTGCTGGCGGTTAAGTACCGCGTAAAAGACGCCAACGGACAGATGACCGGCGGACCCATGGTCTATCTTGAGCGGGGGCTGGGCAGCCGCCTGCTGGCACGCATGTTTGCGCTGTTCGGCATTCTGGTGGCCTTTTTCGGCATCGGCACCTTTGCTCAGGTCAACGCCATCAAAGACGCCGCACAGCTGACTTTCGGCATTCCCTCATGGGGCACCGCGGCCGTGCTTACCACGCTGGTCACCATGGTCACACTGGGCGGCATCCGTTCCATAGCCAGAGTGGCCGAGCGTGTTGTCCCCTTCATGGCTGCGTTCTATCTGGGTGCCTCGCTCATCGTGCTCATGCTCAACCTCGGTCAGGTGCCCGCCGCCGTCTCACTCATCGTCGAATCGGCATTCAATCCTTCGGCGGCATTCGGCGGAGCAGCAGGCATGTCTGTGCTCATGGTCATGCGCAGCGGCATCGCGCGCGGCGTGTTTTCCAATGAATCGGGTCTCGGTTCCGCTCCCATCGCCGCGGCGGCAGCCCGCACGGACTCCTGCGTCCGGCAGGGACTTATCGCCATGACAGGCACCTTCTTCGATACCATTGTCATATGCTCCATGACCGGCATTGTACTGGTGATGACCGGCGTATGGAATGACGGTGCTCTGGCCGGAGCGGCCATGACCAACACGGCTTTTGCTCTGGGCATGGGCGGCATGGGACCGCAGGTTGTTACCGTGGGGCTCATGTTCTTTGCGTTCACCACCATTCTCGGCTGGAACTACTACGGTGAGCGCTGCACAACCTATCTGTTCGGAGTCAAAGGCATTCTGCCATACCGGCTGATATACATCGGACTGGTGGCCATCGGCGCCTTTGTCCATCTGGACCTCATCTGGCTGCTTGCCGACATCGTCAACGGCCTGATGGCTGTGCCCAACCTCATCGGTCTGCTCGGTCTTTCCGGTGTTGTTGTGGCAGAAACACGCGCCTACTTCGCAGCCCGCGAGGCAGAGCGTACCGCTGAAGCGGATTCGGCCGCGCTCCCGCAGGAGCGTTAG
- the tgt gene encoding tRNA guanosine(34) transglycosylase Tgt, whose amino-acid sequence MATIGEFTLHATDGKARTGVLQTAHGPVRTPIFMPVGTVGSVKGVAPDDLDAIGAEIILGNTYHLYLRPGDELVARRGGLHEFNAWRKPILTDSGGFQVFSLSGLRRISEEGVEFRSHLDGSKHLFTPEKVVSIQRNLNSDIMMVLDECVPYGADKDYTARSLKMTTRWAQRCRDAYPAGSGGNLMFGITQGGFFKDLREESIGELTRIDFDGFALGGLSVGESKTEMMDILYHTAPMLPAHKPRYLMGVGTPLDIINGINAGIDMFDCVLPTRNARNGTLYTSAGKINIKRREFAEDDGPLDPNCSCYTCRTFSRAYLRHLFHAQEILSYRLNSIHNLTYFLDLVRGAREAIAQGTFAEYKSRYDAIYPQEAALCP is encoded by the coding sequence ATGGCAACAATTGGTGAATTTACGCTACACGCGACGGACGGCAAGGCGCGTACCGGTGTGCTGCAGACAGCGCACGGACCGGTGCGCACGCCCATCTTTATGCCGGTTGGCACGGTGGGCAGTGTGAAAGGCGTGGCTCCGGACGATCTGGATGCCATCGGCGCTGAAATAATTCTCGGCAACACATACCACCTGTATCTGCGCCCCGGTGACGAGCTGGTGGCGCGGCGCGGCGGGCTGCACGAATTCAACGCATGGCGCAAGCCCATACTTACCGACAGCGGCGGCTTTCAGGTTTTCAGCCTCAGCGGTCTGCGGCGTATTTCCGAAGAAGGCGTGGAGTTCCGCTCGCATCTGGACGGCTCCAAGCATCTTTTCACGCCGGAAAAAGTCGTTTCCATCCAGCGCAATCTCAACTCCGACATCATGATGGTGCTTGACGAGTGCGTGCCCTACGGCGCGGACAAAGACTACACAGCCCGCTCGCTGAAAATGACCACCCGCTGGGCGCAGCGCTGCCGCGATGCTTATCCCGCGGGCAGCGGCGGCAACCTGATGTTCGGCATCACGCAGGGCGGCTTTTTTAAAGACCTGCGCGAGGAATCCATAGGCGAGCTGACCCGCATCGACTTTGACGGTTTTGCACTGGGCGGGCTGTCGGTGGGAGAAAGCAAAACGGAAATGATGGATATTCTCTATCATACCGCCCCCATGCTGCCCGCGCACAAACCGCGCTATCTCATGGGTGTGGGCACCCCGCTGGACATCATCAACGGCATCAACGCGGGCATAGACATGTTCGACTGTGTGCTGCCCACCCGCAATGCCCGCAACGGCACGCTGTATACATCGGCCGGTAAAATAAACATCAAACGACGCGAGTTTGCAGAAGACGACGGACCGCTTGACCCCAACTGTTCGTGCTACACCTGCCGCACGTTCAGCAGGGCGTACCTGCGCCATCTCTTCCATGCGCAGGAAATCCTGTCATACAGACTCAACTCCATTCACAACCTGACGTACTTTCTCGACCTTGTACGCGGTGCGCGTGAAGCCATCGCACAGGGAACCTTTGCGGAATACAAGAGCCGCTATGATGCCATCTACCCGCAGGAAGCCGCGCTCTGCCCGTAA
- a CDS encoding cytochrome c family protein yields the protein MKKGFVPVALLALIAVCGLCIVQQAVAGAYVGSARCGECHETEYETFQKHSVKAKSWKSVSIMASDLTPQELEGCYDCHTTGHGKGGFVSIETTPELADVGCETCHGPGAQHAETGDPEMITRKPDIKTCETCHNESRVQAFGYKPLISSGAH from the coding sequence ATGAAGAAGGGCTTTGTACCTGTGGCCTTGCTGGCGCTGATTGCGGTGTGCGGTCTGTGCATTGTGCAGCAGGCTGTGGCGGGTGCGTATGTCGGGTCGGCGCGTTGCGGAGAATGCCACGAAACGGAATATGAAACGTTTCAGAAACACTCTGTAAAGGCTAAGTCATGGAAAAGTGTGTCCATTATGGCGTCAGATCTTACGCCGCAGGAGCTTGAGGGCTGCTACGACTGTCATACAACAGGGCACGGTAAAGGCGGTTTTGTAAGCATTGAAACCACACCGGAACTGGCCGACGTGGGGTGCGAGACATGCCACGGTCCCGGAGCGCAGCACGCGGAAACAGGCGATCCGGAAATGATAACCCGTAAGCCGGACATCAAAACCTGTGAAACGTGCCACAACGAAAGCCGCGTACAGGCATTCGGGTACAAGCCGCTGATTTCCAGCGGTGCCCACTAG
- a CDS encoding methyl-accepting chemotaxis protein has product MLHFIRKSIGLKTLTLIAGISVVVFTILIGVTTQRQYDGMLGQMDTALTRVSELIKLATDGPMLVGDDDGTKAQFALLAKRYPDTQVYITNFKNNITYSTRTGTVRKDVEDVFSDPSVLALTEKAVKTDVHEGLLLKEGGKSFMLRSTSIPNDDSCHHCHGSSQPILGQLVVVKDVTPMVAGIHRQVLETVAFSVGGLATLICIVFFFLRKTVIKPVQEITEASHRIAHGELETQFTVHSQDELGKLESNLGEMVGKLKEQLGFSRGILQGMTTPFLVTDTEGNVTFTNKGMVDCLCELGDPDQHVGKTVGEFFYNDVSRETLTHKVLANRKAITGVEVEFTDRDGETRYSVLDSSPIYDLDGNLMGAFTVCTDMTEFRRQQRLVEEQNSRITRAAEAAGAIAVQVSSASEELSAQVEQSSSGAEEQRSLTAEGATAMEQMNATVTEVARNASNAAEMAGKAQDVAKNGVSVVEDTVRHINDVARQAESLKTEMGGLADKAEGIGEIINVIEDIADQTNLLALNAAIEAARAGDAGRGFAVVADEVRKLAEKTMSATRQVVDYVGSIQESTRRNMAATEQAVKLVEQSTAMAGESGRTLHSIVQMVVETADQVRAIATAAEEQSAASEQINRSMEQISRISSETADAMNQSAQAVSDLARLAVDLNAIITDMRR; this is encoded by the coding sequence ATGCTGCATTTCATCCGTAAATCCATAGGACTGAAGACGCTTACGCTTATTGCCGGCATATCCGTTGTGGTGTTCACCATACTTATAGGTGTGACCACCCAGCGTCAGTATGACGGCATGCTGGGGCAGATGGACACCGCACTCACGCGGGTTTCTGAGCTTATCAAACTGGCAACTGACGGTCCCATGCTGGTGGGCGATGATGACGGTACAAAGGCTCAGTTCGCTCTGCTGGCAAAACGGTATCCCGATACGCAGGTGTATATAACAAATTTTAAAAACAATATTACCTACAGCACGCGTACGGGCACAGTCCGCAAGGATGTGGAAGATGTTTTTTCCGACCCTTCGGTGCTGGCGCTTACCGAAAAGGCAGTGAAAACAGACGTGCACGAGGGATTGCTGCTCAAGGAGGGCGGAAAATCCTTCATGCTCCGCAGTACCAGCATTCCCAACGACGATTCGTGCCACCACTGTCATGGTTCGTCTCAGCCCATTCTGGGGCAGCTTGTGGTGGTCAAGGATGTCACCCCCATGGTCGCGGGTATCCATCGTCAGGTGCTTGAGACGGTGGCGTTTTCTGTGGGCGGACTGGCAACGCTGATCTGCATCGTGTTCTTTTTTCTGCGCAAGACAGTCATCAAGCCCGTACAGGAGATCACCGAGGCCAGCCACAGAATCGCCCACGGCGAGCTGGAGACGCAGTTCACTGTCCATTCGCAGGACGAACTGGGCAAGCTGGAGAGCAATCTCGGCGAGATGGTGGGCAAGCTCAAGGAGCAGCTGGGCTTTTCGCGCGGGATACTGCAGGGCATGACCACGCCGTTTCTGGTTACGGATACGGAAGGCAATGTGACTTTCACCAATAAAGGCATGGTGGACTGTCTGTGCGAACTGGGTGATCCTGACCAGCATGTGGGCAAAACCGTTGGAGAGTTTTTCTACAACGACGTGAGCCGCGAAACGCTTACCCACAAGGTGCTTGCCAACCGCAAGGCCATTACCGGCGTGGAGGTGGAATTTACCGACCGCGACGGTGAAACCCGCTACAGTGTGCTTGACAGCTCGCCCATATATGATCTGGACGGCAACCTGATGGGAGCCTTTACCGTTTGTACTGACATGACGGAATTCCGCCGCCAGCAGCGTCTGGTGGAAGAGCAGAATTCGCGCATCACCCGCGCGGCGGAAGCTGCGGGAGCCATCGCCGTACAGGTGTCTTCAGCTTCCGAGGAGCTTTCGGCGCAGGTGGAGCAGTCCAGTTCCGGCGCGGAAGAGCAGCGCAGCCTTACTGCCGAAGGGGCCACAGCCATGGAGCAGATGAACGCCACTGTCACCGAGGTGGCGCGGAATGCTTCCAATGCGGCCGAAATGGCGGGAAAAGCACAGGACGTGGCCAAGAACGGGGTTTCCGTGGTGGAAGATACCGTGCGCCACATCAACGATGTTGCACGACAGGCTGAAAGTCTGAAAACGGAAATGGGCGGACTGGCGGACAAGGCGGAAGGCATAGGCGAGATTATCAACGTGATTGAAGATATTGCCGACCAGACCAACCTGCTGGCCCTCAACGCCGCCATAGAGGCTGCGCGCGCGGGCGATGCCGGACGCGGGTTTGCCGTGGTGGCCGATGAAGTGCGCAAGCTGGCGGAAAAAACCATGAGTGCCACCCGTCAGGTCGTGGATTATGTGGGGTCCATTCAGGAAAGCACCCGCAGAAATATGGCTGCCACGGAACAGGCGGTGAAGCTGGTGGAGCAGTCCACGGCCATGGCCGGAGAATCGGGCCGTACCCTGCATTCCATCGTCCAGATGGTGGTGGAGACGGCGGATCAGGTGCGTGCCATTGCCACCGCCGCCGAAGAACAGTCTGCCGCCAGCGAGCAGATAAACCGCTCCATGGAGCAGATAAGCCGCATTTCTTCGGAAACGGCCGATGCCATGAACCAGTCGGCACAGGCGGTTTCAGACCTTGCGCGGCTGGCTGTGGATCTTAACGCCATTATTACCGACATGCGGCGCTGA
- a CDS encoding DMT family transporter: protein MQSALGYVYVALAALMWAFIGPLAQICFNEGTTPMEVAFWRCLTGALFFMAHAAVTGRWRAGLRDAPVFTAFGLVGIALFFGSYQISVREGGAALASIMLYTAPAWVALLARICFAEALTPHRLAALALAMSGTMLVSLSGGAGSGSVTAGVLWGLVAGFSYSLHYVFGKTYLHRYSSVTLYSYCLPAGALALLPWVTFSQHSALGWFALIMEGFLCTWLAYLAYCAGLKRLAASRAAIVANLEPVAAAVLAYWWWNEILPPVGLAGSALVLSGVFVVVREKNTAATA from the coding sequence ATGCAGTCTGCACTGGGATATGTATATGTTGCTCTGGCCGCGCTCATGTGGGCCTTTATCGGTCCGCTGGCCCAGATATGCTTTAACGAAGGCACCACCCCCATGGAGGTGGCCTTCTGGCGGTGCCTTACCGGTGCGCTGTTTTTCATGGCGCATGCTGCGGTGACCGGCCGGTGGCGCGCCGGGCTGCGTGATGCCCCCGTGTTCACGGCGTTCGGTCTGGTGGGAATAGCGCTGTTTTTCGGCTCGTATCAGATTTCCGTGCGCGAAGGCGGGGCCGCGCTGGCCTCCATAATGCTCTACACCGCACCCGCATGGGTGGCGCTGCTGGCCCGTATCTGCTTTGCCGAGGCACTTACGCCGCACAGGCTGGCTGCGCTGGCGCTGGCCATGAGCGGCACCATGCTGGTCAGTCTGTCCGGCGGCGCTGGCAGCGGGTCGGTCACGGCAGGCGTGCTGTGGGGACTTGTGGCCGGTTTCAGCTATTCGCTGCACTACGTTTTCGGCAAAACCTACCTGCACCGCTACTCGTCAGTCACTCTGTATTCCTACTGCCTGCCTGCGGGGGCACTGGCTCTGCTGCCGTGGGTCACTTTTTCGCAGCACAGTGCGCTGGGCTGGTTCGCGCTGATAATGGAAGGCTTTCTGTGCACATGGCTGGCATATCTTGCCTACTGCGCAGGGCTCAAACGGCTGGCCGCGTCGCGGGCGGCCATAGTGGCCAATCTGGAACCGGTGGCCGCTGCCGTGCTGGCGTACTGGTGGTGGAACGAGATTCTGCCGCCTGTGGGACTGGCGGGCAGTGCGCTTGTTCTTTCCGGAGTATTTGTGGTGGTGCGCGAAAAAAACACCGCGGCCACGGCCTGA
- a CDS encoding putative sulfate/molybdate transporter, producing the protein MQLGRYRFDRMELAGSLGDLGTLLPLAVGMIMVNGLDPMGLFFAVGLYYIIAGHYYGVPVAVQPMKSIGGYAVATGVGTGSVSAACLIMGLGMLAVGRWNLAEALRRHIPQAVIRGVQASTGVLLATQGVRFMLGTHSLQQQLSEPFLGLGGLGPVPWSLILGLAFLTCALLLLNNPRFPAALVVVGSGLLLGLVFSDATFSFGLHLPRLLPLGLPSLADFAYALPVLVMPQLPMTLGNAVIANADLSHTYFPESSSRVTPRSLCYSMGAACTGAFLLGGMPMCHGAGGLAAHYRFGARTCGSNLIIGAVFVLFSVMLGAGMLDAVRLLPLAVLGTLLLLAGLELCLTVRDVLDRSGLFVVFCMLTLTLTTNLAVSFVAGTALALLMARGRITL; encoded by the coding sequence ATGCAACTGGGACGCTACAGATTTGACAGGATGGAGCTGGCGGGATCGCTGGGCGATCTGGGCACCCTGCTGCCGCTGGCCGTGGGCATGATAATGGTTAACGGCCTGGATCCCATGGGACTTTTTTTTGCGGTCGGGCTGTATTATATCATCGCGGGTCACTATTACGGCGTTCCCGTGGCCGTGCAGCCCATGAAATCCATCGGCGGTTATGCTGTGGCCACAGGAGTGGGCACAGGTTCGGTCAGCGCTGCCTGTCTTATCATGGGGCTGGGTATGCTGGCTGTGGGCAGGTGGAATCTGGCCGAAGCATTGCGCAGGCATATTCCGCAGGCAGTCATCAGGGGGGTGCAGGCTTCCACCGGGGTGTTGCTGGCAACGCAGGGGGTCCGCTTCATGCTGGGCACCCATTCACTGCAGCAGCAACTCAGCGAGCCTTTTCTGGGGCTCGGGGGGCTGGGCCCCGTGCCGTGGAGTCTCATTCTGGGGCTTGCTTTTCTGACCTGCGCGCTTTTGCTGCTTAATAATCCGCGTTTTCCCGCTGCGCTGGTGGTTGTGGGATCCGGTCTGCTGCTGGGGCTGGTTTTTTCCGATGCCACTTTCTCCTTCGGGCTGCATCTGCCGCGCCTGCTGCCGCTGGGGTTGCCTTCGCTGGCTGATTTCGCCTATGCGCTTCCTGTACTTGTCATGCCGCAGCTGCCCATGACGCTGGGCAACGCTGTCATTGCCAATGCCGATCTTTCACACACTTATTTTCCCGAAAGCAGTTCGCGGGTGACACCGCGTTCTCTTTGCTACAGCATGGGAGCGGCATGCACCGGGGCTTTTCTGCTGGGCGGCATGCCCATGTGCCACGGTGCCGGAGGTCTGGCGGCACATTATCGTTTCGGGGCCAGAACATGCGGATCAAACCTCATCATCGGCGCTGTGTTTGTGCTGTTTTCCGTTATGCTGGGAGCGGGTATGCTGGACGCGGTGCGCCTGCTGCCGCTGGCCGTGCTGGGCACGCTGCTGCTGCTTGCGGGCCTCGAATTGTGCCTGACGGTGCGTGATGTGCTGGACCGGAGCGGGTTGTTTGTGGTTTTCTGCATGCTGACATTGACGCTGACAACCAATCTGGCGGTGTCCTTTGTGGCGGGTACCGCACTTGCCCTGCTGATGGCGCGGGGCAGAATAACGCTGTAA
- a CDS encoding thioredoxin domain-containing protein, translating to MTAQRPNRLINESSPYLLQHARNPVDWHPWGEEAFALARSEDKPVFLSIGYSTCHWCHVMAHESFEDEAVAALLNEAFINVKVDREDRPDIDSIYMAACQMLTGSGGWPLTIVMTPDGRPFFAATYIPRLSRGGRTGMLELVPRIRDIWRKQRADVTASADSVAEHMRRHAEGLLRPSGGGAPDDTTVRQAVDTLCQRYDARHGGFGSAPKFPAPHSLLLLLRHAHRTQDAARRAQLTGMVSHTLEAMRLGGIFDHAGYGFHRYSTDKEWLLPHFEKMLYDQAMHVLAYTRGWQLTGRPLFRRTAEEIMMYVMRDLTSPQGAFYAAEDADSDAPPHFAAMGLPHRGEGFFYLFTLQEIRGLLSREDALLAEKIWNLQEEGNYHDESTGRKTGLNILHLPAPLSALAGQLGMEKHTLTQLVDEIRATLIQARSRRPRPHLDDKVLTDWNGLMITAMATAGMAFDAPHYTECAARAADFILSAMRDSNGRLLHRWRNGKASVTACLDDYAFFIAGLTALYEATHEVRWLREAAALQQVQDTLHRDGTSGVYYLTAADAPDLLMRPVEAYDAACPSGNSVTLLNLARLARLTGNQEHEHSARRLLEGLSTQVRHMPGGYTMLLCGVDFLSGGGRTVVVSGEQDSPDTEALLTTVASAYSPDTCLLLRTPMNAGQLAQAAPFTRHLTHKGRTACAYVCENYTCSQPVTDPRELLEHIVKPAGGSLD from the coding sequence ATGACAGCACAGCGCCCCAACCGGTTGATCAACGAGTCCAGCCCCTATCTGCTGCAACACGCCCGCAATCCCGTGGACTGGCATCCCTGGGGTGAAGAAGCTTTTGCGCTGGCCCGCAGCGAAGATAAACCCGTATTTCTTTCCATCGGCTATTCCACATGCCACTGGTGTCATGTGATGGCGCACGAATCCTTTGAGGATGAAGCCGTAGCCGCTCTGCTTAACGAAGCTTTCATCAACGTCAAGGTCGACCGCGAAGACCGTCCCGACATAGACAGCATATATATGGCAGCCTGTCAGATGCTTACCGGCTCCGGCGGGTGGCCCCTGACCATTGTCATGACGCCGGACGGCAGGCCGTTTTTTGCCGCCACCTACATTCCGCGCCTTTCCCGCGGCGGACGCACCGGCATGCTTGAGCTGGTGCCGCGCATCCGCGACATATGGCGCAAACAACGCGCCGATGTCACCGCATCGGCAGACTCTGTGGCGGAACACATGCGACGGCATGCAGAAGGACTGCTGCGCCCTTCCGGCGGCGGGGCGCCTGACGACACCACCGTGCGGCAGGCAGTGGATACCCTATGCCAGAGATATGACGCCCGCCACGGCGGGTTCGGGTCCGCGCCCAAATTTCCTGCGCCGCATTCGCTGCTACTGCTGCTGCGCCACGCGCACCGCACACAGGATGCCGCCCGGCGCGCACAGCTGACCGGCATGGTTTCCCATACACTCGAAGCCATGCGGCTCGGGGGTATTTTTGACCATGCGGGCTATGGCTTTCATCGCTACAGCACCGACAAGGAATGGCTGCTGCCGCATTTTGAAAAAATGCTCTACGATCAGGCCATGCATGTGCTGGCCTATACCCGCGGCTGGCAGCTGACGGGCAGACCTCTGTTCAGGCGCACCGCAGAAGAAATAATGATGTATGTGATGCGCGACCTGACCTCGCCTCAGGGAGCCTTTTACGCCGCGGAAGATGCCGACAGCGACGCGCCCCCTCATTTTGCCGCCATGGGGCTGCCGCACAGAGGCGAAGGTTTTTTCTACCTTTTCACGCTGCAGGAAATCCGCGGACTGCTTTCCCGGGAAGACGCGCTGCTGGCGGAAAAGATATGGAACCTGCAGGAAGAAGGTAATTACCACGACGAGTCCACCGGCCGGAAAACCGGCCTGAATATTCTGCATCTTCCGGCGCCGCTTTCCGCTCTTGCCGGTCAGCTGGGAATGGAGAAACATACCCTGACCCAGCTGGTGGACGAAATCCGCGCCACGCTGATACAGGCCCGCAGCCGCCGTCCGCGCCCGCATCTGGATGACAAGGTGCTGACCGACTGGAACGGACTGATGATAACAGCCATGGCCACGGCGGGTATGGCGTTTGATGCACCGCATTACACCGAATGCGCCGCCCGTGCCGCCGATTTCATTCTGTCAGCCATGCGCGACAGCAACGGCAGGCTGCTGCACCGCTGGCGCAACGGCAAGGCATCGGTAACTGCCTGTCTGGATGATTACGCATTCTTCATTGCCGGTCTGACGGCACTGTACGAAGCCACACACGAAGTCCGCTGGCTGCGCGAAGCCGCGGCGCTGCAGCAGGTGCAGGATACCCTGCACAGAGACGGGACAAGCGGCGTTTACTACCTGACCGCGGCGGATGCCCCCGACCTGCTGATGCGACCGGTGGAAGCGTATGACGCCGCCTGCCCTTCGGGCAACTCCGTCACGCTGCTCAATCTGGCACGGCTGGCACGGCTGACGGGCAATCAGGAACATGAACACAGTGCCCGCCGTCTGCTGGAAGGGCTTTCCACACAGGTCCGCCACATGCCCGGAGGCTACACCATGCTGCTGTGCGGAGTGGATTTTCTTTCCGGCGGCGGACGCACCGTGGTGGTAAGCGGCGAGCAGGACTCTCCCGACACGGAAGCACTGCTGACCACGGTGGCTTCGGCATACAGTCCGGATACATGCCTGCTGCTGCGCACGCCCATGAATGCCGGACAACTGGCTCAGGCAGCGCCCTTCACCCGGCATCTTACACACAAGGGACGCACGGCGTGTGCCTATGTGTGCGAAAATTACACCTGTTCGCAGCCTGTGACAGACCCGCGCGAACTGCTGGAACATATCGTGAAGCCCGCAGGCGGCAGTCTGGACTGA